In Parageobacillus sp. KH3-4, the genomic window GCGCCAAATAAATGATCTTTCCCTCTTTTTCCATTACGCGTTTACTTATAATTTGGCTGTTAATCGCGCAGCGAACAATTTCTGCACCTCGTCTCTCGAATAACCGGCGTTTCCTTTCCACCGCTTCTTCTACATTGCGTCCGTCTTTAGACACGAAAAGTTGCGCTCTTTTTTCTAATAAACGTTGCAGCTGTTTTTTCACAATCGCTCACCACTTTCTTTTTTGCTACTACTTTACGTGGCAGGCGAGCGATTTTTTCCCTTTTCTTCATTCGAACGCAATAACTGCAATCCCTTTTGTATTTCGGAAAGGACTTCCCGATCTTTTTCCGTCCTGCTTGCTTCCTCCAAATCGGGAACTACGCGCGTATCGCCTATTTTTCCGAGCGCCCACGCTGCCGTTCCGCGAATGACAGGACGGCTATCTTCCTTTAATAGCTTTAGCAAATGGGGAACTGCAGTTTTGTCTTTATAATGCGCTAACGCTAAAATCGCATTTCGTTGAATCGGTTTTTTCCCGCGCCATGCCCCGGCGAGCGAACCAAACTTTTCTTTAAACTCTCGATTGCTTATATGCAAAAGCGGAATTAATTTTGGCTTCACCACTTCAGGGTCTGGCTCCATTTCTGGATGAAGATGAAAGTCCTTTCCTTTATTTTCAGGACAAACCATTTGGCACGTATCACACCCATATAACCGGTTTCCAATTTTATCGCGAAATTCATCGGCTAAAAAACCTTTTGTTTGTGTTAAAAATGAGATGCATCGCTGGGCATTCAACTGTCCCCCTTGCACAAGCGCTCCCGTCGGACAAGCATCGATGCACTTCGTACACGTTCCGCAACGGCTCTCAATAGGTTCATCGGGAGGAAACGGAATGTTGGTGATCATTTCTCCTAAATAAACATAAGAACCAAACTCTGGAGTAATAATAGAACAATTTTTTCCACTCCAGCCGATACCAGCACGTTCAGCAACAGCGCGGTCTGCCAATTCCCCCGTATCCACCATTGATTTTACTTTAGCATGGGGAACCCTCTCTAAAATAAATGCTTCTAACTTTCCAAGACGTTCTCGTAAAACGTCATGATAATCCTTGCCCCATGACGCTCTGCAAAAGATCCCTCTTCTTTCCATTTTTGTGCCACGCGGAGCATTTTTCATTTTAGACGGATATGCCAAGGCAATCGCAATAATGGATTTTGCCTCTGGCAAAAGCAGCGAAGGATTCGTTCTTTTCTCAACATCCTGTTCTTCAAATCCTGATTGATATCCTAACTCTTGCTGGCGCCGAAGCCGTTCCTTTAACTCGACAAATGGATCAGCGCTAGCAAATCCAATTTTATCAATACCGATCGTTTTGCTATATTCAATAATTTCTTTTTTCAACGCTGCCGCATCCATCGTTTTCCCTCCTTTCGCCAAAGTTCTGAATTTATGTTACAATAAAGGAAAATTTGTGAGGTGAAAAAGCTATGGACATTGCTGTTTCCAAAGCGATAAAACTGACCATTCCTGAATTTAAAATAGGTGTGATACTTTATCATCATATCGTCGTCGATGATTCTCCGCAAATGTTAAAAGGGAAACTCCAATTATTTCAAGAATCTATTTATTTTGATTTACAGGAAACCGCTGTTGCCGACATTCCCGAACTAGCAGAATGGCGCAGAATCTTTAAAGCAATCGGCACAGATCCGAGCAGATATCGTCCTTCATCGGAAAGCTTATACCGGCGTATTCAAAAGAAAAGTTTTATCCCGACTATCCACTCGGCAGCTGACGTGAACAATTTCTTTTCCCTATATTATAAAATTCCGATTGGCATTTATGACTTGGATAAATTGGAAGGGCCGGTTGCCGTTGAGATTGGAACGGATCAAGATGAGTATATCGCCATCAATGGACGCGCTGTCAACTTTTCCCGCAAACTCGTATCAAAGGACATTCATGGGCCGTTTGGCAGCCCAATTGTTGATTCGCAGCGGACAGCTGTCACAAAAGACACGAAAAACGCCATGCAAATTGTATATTTATTACCATCCATGACACAAGACCAATGCAAAAAACTGCTGCAGTCGATGCAAAACATGTTCTTGCAAATTCACGGGGGAAACGCTACGTTTCAAATTGTATAAAAAATAAAAACGCAATGCCTCGTTCTTTTTAGAAACGAAACACTGCGTTGTACCCAAATATTGATTGATGGAGCGGGTGATGGGAATCGAACCCACGACATCAGCTTGGAAG contains:
- the queG gene encoding tRNA epoxyqueuosine(34) reductase QueG — protein: MDAAALKKEIIEYSKTIGIDKIGFASADPFVELKERLRRQQELGYQSGFEEQDVEKRTNPSLLLPEAKSIIAIALAYPSKMKNAPRGTKMERRGIFCRASWGKDYHDVLRERLGKLEAFILERVPHAKVKSMVDTGELADRAVAERAGIGWSGKNCSIITPEFGSYVYLGEMITNIPFPPDEPIESRCGTCTKCIDACPTGALVQGGQLNAQRCISFLTQTKGFLADEFRDKIGNRLYGCDTCQMVCPENKGKDFHLHPEMEPDPEVVKPKLIPLLHISNREFKEKFGSLAGAWRGKKPIQRNAILALAHYKDKTAVPHLLKLLKEDSRPVIRGTAAWALGKIGDTRVVPDLEEASRTEKDREVLSEIQKGLQLLRSNEEKGKNRSPAT
- a CDS encoding phenylalanine--tRNA ligase beta subunit-related protein; the encoded protein is MDIAVSKAIKLTIPEFKIGVILYHHIVVDDSPQMLKGKLQLFQESIYFDLQETAVADIPELAEWRRIFKAIGTDPSRYRPSSESLYRRIQKKSFIPTIHSAADVNNFFSLYYKIPIGIYDLDKLEGPVAVEIGTDQDEYIAINGRAVNFSRKLVSKDIHGPFGSPIVDSQRTAVTKDTKNAMQIVYLLPSMTQDQCKKLLQSMQNMFLQIHGGNATFQIV